Proteins encoded together in one Sulfitobacter pontiacus window:
- a CDS encoding cytochrome ubiquinol oxidase subunit I: MLDGFSAEVLARVQFAFTVSFHIIFPAFSIGLASFLAVVNALWLWTKDETYRVLFDYWKKIFAVAFGMGVVSGIVMSYQFGTNWSVFSDKAGPVVGPLMAYEVLSAFFLEAGFLGIMLFGLKRVGPGLHMFATAMVAFGTLLSATWILSVNSWMQTPAGYGINDVGQFIPLDWWKIVFNPSFPYRLLHMVLAAYLTTALVVGAVGAWHLLKDNQGPASRRMFSMAMWMLLLVTPLQIAAGDFHGINTLEHQPAKVMAMEGHFDSHPDGAPLILFGIPNQAEKRVDYAIEVPKLSSLILKHDLNAPLAGLDTIPDEDEPPVAIVFFSFRVMVGLGFAMLGFGLWGGIARWRGTLHSSRWLHRAAIVMGPMGFVAVLAGWITTEVGRQPFTVYGLLRTSDSLAPVSAPAVGASLISFIVVYFFVFGAGVFYILGLMRKRPHVGAQGEITDGPVRAAGTTPVAQDKTQDIAASE; the protein is encoded by the coding sequence ATGCTTGATGGGTTTTCCGCCGAGGTTCTGGCACGGGTCCAATTCGCCTTTACCGTTTCGTTTCACATTATCTTTCCGGCGTTCTCGATCGGGTTGGCCAGCTTTCTGGCGGTGGTGAATGCGCTTTGGCTTTGGACCAAGGACGAAACCTATCGGGTGCTTTTCGACTACTGGAAAAAGATCTTTGCCGTGGCCTTTGGCATGGGCGTCGTGTCGGGCATTGTGATGTCCTATCAATTCGGCACCAACTGGTCGGTCTTCTCTGACAAGGCGGGGCCGGTGGTCGGGCCGCTGATGGCCTATGAGGTGCTGTCGGCCTTCTTCCTTGAGGCCGGCTTTCTGGGCATCATGCTGTTTGGTCTGAAACGGGTCGGGCCGGGGCTGCATATGTTCGCAACGGCGATGGTTGCCTTTGGCACGTTGCTTTCGGCCACTTGGATCCTGTCGGTGAACAGCTGGATGCAGACCCCTGCGGGCTATGGCATTAACGACGTGGGGCAGTTCATTCCGCTGGATTGGTGGAAGATCGTCTTCAACCCGTCCTTCCCCTACCGCTTGCTGCATATGGTGCTGGCGGCTTATCTGACGACGGCGCTGGTTGTGGGCGCCGTGGGTGCGTGGCATTTGCTGAAGGACAATCAGGGGCCTGCATCGCGGCGCATGTTCTCTATGGCGATGTGGATGCTGCTACTTGTCACCCCCTTGCAGATCGCGGCAGGGGATTTCCACGGCATCAACACGCTAGAGCATCAGCCCGCCAAGGTCATGGCGATGGAAGGGCATTTCGACAGCCACCCCGACGGCGCGCCGCTGATCCTGTTCGGCATCCCCAATCAGGCAGAAAAACGGGTCGATTACGCCATCGAGGTGCCGAAACTGTCGTCGCTGATCCTCAAGCATGACCTGAACGCGCCGCTGGCCGGGCTGGACACGATCCCTGACGAGGACGAGCCGCCGGTTGCCATCGTCTTTTTCTCGTTCCGGGTGATGGTGGGGCTTGGATTTGCCATGCTGGGTTTTGGCCTTTGGGGTGGGATCGCGCGCTGGCGCGGGACGCTGCACAGCTCGCGCTGGTTGCATCGGGCGGCGATCGTCATGGGGCCGATGGGCTTTGTAGCCGTGTTGGCCGGTTGGATCACGACCGAGGTCGGGCGTCAGCCCTTTACCGTCTACGGGCTGCTGCGCACCAGTGACAGCCTTGCGCCGGTCAGCGCGCCTGCGGTTGGCGCATCGTTGATCTCTTTCATCGTGGTCTATTTCTTCGTCTTCGGGGCGGGGGTGTTCTATATCCTCGGGCTGATGCGCAAACGCCCCCATGTGGGCGCGCAAGGAGAGATTACCGACGGGCCGGTGCGGGCGGCGGGGACGACTCCGGTGGCGCAGGACAAGACCCAAGACATAGCAGCGTCAGAGTAG
- a CDS encoding HAMP domain-containing sensor histidine kinase: MTARLAQLWRSMPVRLALLLVLLFSTVSLMGLAASYAVTQNSFETAIRADLEQDIAGFRAAPNARAVALLVDAESRDADPSRVVLSYITPSGRIYGNGAIARDDEGYHIVSLAEGRAEYDGVYLSLTTPLYGGQLTVARSRAQIEGLRTVFLNILLISLLPTVLVALSGGLYLARRSKRHVDVIGRTLDDLTTGDLAARVTVSPGWADDLQRIGSKVNQMAGAQEAQTQMLRQVSSDIAHDLKTPIQRVAVHLDDLARSLPEDTDEGILLAKAQEEVAGIASVFQSLLQIASVEAGSPKTHFASVDLNQLCETLTEVYEPAAAAKQQRLHSAVPDAQITVSGDKNLLGQMMSNLLENAMRHTPEGSEITLTLSRAQGRPVIEVADNGPGIPEDARDKVLRRLYRLDASRHTPGNGLGLSLVEGVVKLHGGQIALLDNAPGLLVRITL, encoded by the coding sequence ATGACCGCGCGGCTGGCGCAGCTATGGCGGTCCATGCCGGTGCGGTTGGCGCTGCTGTTGGTCTTGCTGTTCTCAACCGTCAGTCTGATGGGGTTGGCGGCCAGCTATGCGGTGACGCAGAATTCATTTGAAACCGCGATCCGTGCGGATCTTGAGCAGGATATCGCGGGCTTTCGCGCGGCCCCCAATGCCCGCGCCGTGGCCCTGCTGGTGGACGCTGAATCGCGCGACGCCGATCCCAGCCGCGTTGTGCTCAGCTATATCACCCCGTCGGGGCGCATCTATGGCAACGGGGCCATTGCGCGGGATGACGAAGGCTATCATATCGTGTCGCTGGCCGAGGGACGGGCCGAATATGACGGGGTCTACCTGTCGCTGACAACGCCGCTGTATGGCGGGCAGCTGACCGTCGCCCGTAGCCGTGCACAGATCGAAGGGCTGCGCACGGTGTTTCTCAATATCCTGCTGATCAGCCTGCTGCCCACGGTGCTGGTGGCCTTGTCGGGCGGGCTTTATCTGGCGCGGCGCAGCAAGCGGCATGTGGATGTCATCGGGCGCACGCTGGATGACCTGACGACCGGCGATCTTGCTGCGCGGGTGACCGTGTCGCCGGGGTGGGCGGATGATCTGCAACGTATCGGCAGCAAAGTGAACCAGATGGCAGGCGCACAAGAGGCGCAGACCCAGATGCTGCGGCAGGTATCGTCGGACATTGCGCATGACCTCAAGACGCCGATCCAGCGCGTCGCGGTGCATCTGGACGATCTGGCGCGCAGCCTGCCCGAAGACACGGACGAAGGCATCTTGCTGGCGAAGGCGCAGGAGGAGGTCGCGGGCATCGCTTCGGTCTTTCAATCGCTGCTACAGATCGCTTCGGTCGAGGCAGGGTCGCCCAAGACGCATTTCGCCTCTGTCGATCTGAACCAGCTTTGCGAGACCCTCACCGAAGTGTACGAGCCCGCCGCCGCGGCCAAGCAGCAGCGGTTGCACAGTGCCGTGCCCGACGCGCAAATCACCGTCTCGGGCGACAAGAACCTGTTGGGGCAGATGATGTCGAACCTGCTGGAAAACGCCATGCGCCACACACCCGAGGGCAGCGAGATCACCCTGACGCTTTCCCGTGCGCAGGGACGGCCTGTGATCGAGGTGGCCGACAATGGCCCCGGCATCCCCGAAGACGCGCGCGACAAAGTGCTGCGCCGCTTGTACCGATTGGATGCCAGCCGCCACACGCCGGGCAACGGTCTGGGGCTCAGCCTTGTGGAGGGGGTGGTAAAACTGCACGGCGGGCAGATCGCGCTGCTGGACAATGCGCCGGGGCTACTTGTGCGCATCACCCTATAG
- a CDS encoding response regulator transcription factor produces the protein MKLLVVEDDATTGTYIARGLREEGHTVDLVAEGREGLIQATSGAYDVLIVDRMLPEIDGLTLVKTLRGAGNLTPVLFLTAMGSVDDRISGLNAGGDDYLVKPFAFGELSARVTALARRPQAMEQETVLRAGDLEMQLITRKVTRAGQEIDLLPREFALLEHLLRRKGRVQTRTMLLEAVWDISFDPMTNVVETHISRLRAKVDKPFDRELIQTVRGAGYRIDG, from the coding sequence ATGAAACTGCTTGTCGTCGAAGATGATGCCACCACCGGAACCTATATCGCGCGGGGGTTGCGCGAAGAAGGGCATACCGTTGATCTTGTCGCCGAAGGGCGCGAGGGTCTGATACAGGCGACCTCGGGTGCTTACGACGTGCTGATCGTCGACCGGATGCTGCCAGAGATCGACGGGCTGACCCTGGTCAAGACCTTGCGTGGCGCGGGTAACCTGACGCCGGTGCTGTTTCTGACCGCCATGGGCAGCGTCGATGACCGTATCAGCGGATTGAACGCAGGCGGCGACGACTATCTTGTCAAGCCCTTTGCCTTTGGCGAGCTTTCGGCGCGTGTCACCGCCCTCGCACGGCGCCCCCAAGCGATGGAGCAGGAAACCGTGCTGCGTGCAGGCGATCTTGAAATGCAACTGATCACCCGCAAGGTGACCCGCGCCGGACAGGAGATCGACCTGCTGCCTCGTGAATTCGCGCTGCTTGAACATCTGCTGCGTCGCAAGGGCAGGGTGCAGACCCGGACCATGTTGCTGGAAGCAGTCTGGGACATCAGCTTTGACCCGATGACCAACGTTGTCGAAACCCACATCAGCCGTTTGCGGGCCAAGGTAGACAAACCCTTTGACCGCGAGCTGATCCAGACCGTGCGCGGTGCCGGCTACCGGATCGACGGATGA
- a CDS encoding Do family serine endopeptidase — MTSLFSSPRRAAPFVLAAALASTSAMTLAPTAALAVPAGGYADLVEQISPAVVFIEVTGTAKQASAQVQLPEGMPEELRKRFEQLMPQGPAGAQPMRGLGSGFIVSKDGSIVTNNHVVAGADTVKVKLADGRSFDAKVVGSDVLTDIAVLKVEADVDLPAVKFGSSDDMRVGDEVVAMGNPFGLGGTVTTGIISAKSRNINAGPYDDFIQTDAAINRGNSGGPLFNNAGEVIGVNTAILSPDGGSVGIGFSVPSDLVQDIVADLSDDGEITRGWLGVQIRPMTAEVAQVLGLDAPKGAVIEAIGDDSPAKKAGLEKGDIILSFNDTEIKELRDLTRAVAETDPEAKAEVMVLHKGKEVTRTVTIGTLADQKA; from the coding sequence ATGACATCTCTTTTCTCCTCCCCCCGCCGCGCCGCACCTTTTGTGCTCGCAGCGGCCCTCGCCTCTACCTCGGCCATGACGCTTGCCCCGACGGCGGCTCTGGCGGTCCCCGCTGGCGGCTATGCCGATCTGGTAGAACAAATCTCACCCGCTGTTGTATTCATCGAGGTGACCGGCACGGCAAAGCAGGCCAGCGCGCAGGTGCAACTCCCCGAAGGCATGCCAGAGGAACTGCGCAAACGTTTTGAACAACTGATGCCACAAGGACCGGCTGGCGCACAGCCGATGCGCGGGCTTGGGTCGGGCTTCATCGTGTCCAAGGACGGATCGATCGTGACGAACAACCACGTTGTCGCCGGTGCTGACACGGTCAAGGTCAAGCTGGCCGATGGCCGCAGCTTTGACGCCAAGGTGGTCGGCAGCGATGTGCTGACAGATATTGCCGTGCTCAAGGTTGAAGCGGATGTGGACCTTCCAGCGGTGAAATTCGGGTCTTCCGATGACATGCGCGTCGGCGACGAGGTGGTCGCCATGGGCAACCCCTTTGGTCTGGGTGGCACGGTCACCACCGGCATCATCTCGGCCAAGTCGCGCAATATCAACGCGGGCCCCTATGATGACTTCATCCAGACCGATGCGGCGATCAACCGTGGCAACTCCGGCGGGCCGCTGTTCAATAACGCGGGCGAAGTGATTGGCGTGAACACCGCGATCCTGTCGCCTGATGGCGGCTCTGTCGGGATCGGCTTTTCCGTACCATCCGATCTGGTGCAGGACATCGTAGCCGACCTGTCCGACGACGGGGAAATCACCCGCGGCTGGCTTGGCGTACAAATCCGCCCGATGACGGCAGAGGTCGCGCAAGTGCTGGGGCTGGACGCGCCGAAAGGGGCGGTGATCGAAGCCATCGGCGATGACAGCCCCGCCAAGAAAGCGGGTCTTGAGAAAGGCGATATCATCCTGTCGTTCAACGACACAGAGATCAAGGAACTGCGCGATCTGACCCGCGCTGTGGCCGAAACCGACCCGGAAGCGAAAGCCGAGGTCATGGTCCTGCACAAGGGCAAAGAGGTCACGCGGACGGTCACCATCGGCACATTGGCCGATCAAAAAGCGTAA
- a CDS encoding iron-containing alcohol dehydrogenase, protein MALQNNWSYPTAIRFGAGRISEIGEACVATGMKNPLLVTDKGLASMEITTRTLDLLDGAGFGRAMFSEVDANPTELNLEAGLKVYREGGHDGVIAFGGGSGLDLGKMVAFMAGQSRPVWDYEDVGDWWTRADSDAIAPIIAVPTTAGTGSEVGRASVLTNSETHVKKIIFHPKVLPSIVICDPELTVGMPKHITAGTGLDAFAHCVEAFSSPHYHPMSQGIALEGMRLVIDYLPRAYADGNDIEARAQLMSAAAMGATAFQKGLGAIHAMSHPIGAVFNTHHGTTNAVCMPAVLDLNEPEIRERFDRAAGYLGIDGGYDGFRAFVQEFNDSFGIPRKLSEMGVSADRIDDLVAMALEDPSCGGNPVTLTTENLRKLFEATI, encoded by the coding sequence ATGGCACTGCAAAACAACTGGTCCTACCCCACCGCCATCCGCTTTGGCGCGGGCCGTATTTCTGAAATCGGAGAGGCCTGCGTGGCCACGGGGATGAAAAACCCCTTGCTGGTGACGGACAAGGGCCTTGCCTCGATGGAGATCACGACGCGCACGCTGGACCTGCTGGACGGCGCAGGCTTTGGCCGTGCGATGTTCTCGGAAGTGGACGCAAACCCGACCGAGCTGAACCTCGAGGCGGGGCTGAAGGTCTACCGCGAGGGCGGGCATGACGGTGTGATCGCCTTTGGCGGTGGTTCCGGCCTTGATCTGGGCAAGATGGTCGCCTTCATGGCGGGACAGTCGCGGCCTGTGTGGGATTACGAGGATGTGGGCGATTGGTGGACCCGCGCCGATTCCGACGCCATCGCGCCGATCATCGCCGTGCCCACCACGGCAGGCACCGGGTCCGAAGTGGGGCGCGCGTCGGTTCTGACCAACTCTGAAACCCATGTGAAAAAGATCATTTTCCACCCCAAAGTGCTGCCCAGCATCGTGATCTGCGATCCCGAGCTGACGGTGGGGATGCCCAAACATATCACGGCAGGCACCGGCCTTGATGCCTTTGCCCATTGCGTCGAGGCGTTTAGCAGCCCGCATTACCACCCCATGTCGCAGGGTATCGCGCTGGAGGGCATGCGGCTGGTCATCGACTATCTGCCGCGGGCCTATGCAGACGGCAACGACATTGAAGCGCGCGCGCAGCTGATGTCGGCGGCGGCGATGGGGGCGACGGCGTTCCAGAAGGGTCTGGGCGCGATCCACGCCATGAGCCACCCGATCGGCGCGGTGTTCAACACGCACCACGGGACCACCAATGCGGTCTGCATGCCCGCGGTGCTGGACCTGAACGAGCCTGAAATCCGCGAACGCTTTGACCGCGCGGCAGGGTATCTGGGGATCGACGGCGGCTATGACGGCTTCCGCGCCTTCGTGCAGGAGTTCAACGATAGCTTCGGTATCCCGCGCAAACTGTCGGAAATGGGCGTGAGCGCTGACCGGATCGACGATCTGGTCGCGATGGCGCTTGAAGACCCGTCTTGCGGTGGCAACCCTGTGACATTGACCACGGAAAACCTGCGCAAGCTGTTCGAGGCGACAATCTAA
- a CDS encoding aldehyde dehydrogenase family protein — translation MTNTLKCISPIDGSVYFERPVLSLEAARDVCARAKAAQSAWAARPLAERVQLVRDAIAEVGKTTDRMAQELAHQMGRPVRYGGEFGGFAERGNYMADIAEKALAPTIVEDSDKATRKITREARGVVLVVAPWNYPYMTAINTVAPALIAGNTVVLKHATQTLQVGERLAEAFHAAGIPDDVFQNVFLDHDTTSALIAERQFGFVNFTGSVGGGKAMEIAAAGTFTPVATELGGKDPGYVRADADVDAAVDGLMDGAMFNAGQCCCGIERIYVHESLYDAFVEKAVAWVNALKLGNPLEADTDIGPMANVRFAAEVRAQISEAVAAGATALIDTFEADDGGAYLTPQILTNVTHDMRVMRDESFGPVVGIMPVKDDAEAIALMNDCQFGLTAAIFTKDADAADAIGAQLETGTVFMNRCDYLDPALCWTGCKDTGQGAGLSELGYQALTRPKSYHLKKA, via the coding sequence ATGACAAACACTTTGAAATGTATCTCCCCGATTGACGGATCGGTTTACTTTGAACGCCCTGTCCTGTCGCTGGAGGCGGCACGCGATGTCTGCGCCCGCGCCAAGGCAGCACAAAGCGCATGGGCCGCGCGCCCCTTGGCCGAACGTGTCCAACTGGTGCGCGATGCCATTGCCGAGGTGGGCAAAACCACCGATCGTATGGCGCAGGAACTGGCGCATCAGATGGGCCGTCCCGTGCGCTATGGCGGCGAGTTCGGCGGCTTTGCCGAGCGCGGCAACTATATGGCCGACATCGCCGAAAAGGCGCTGGCCCCGACGATTGTCGAAGACAGCGACAAGGCCACCCGCAAGATCACCCGCGAGGCGCGCGGCGTTGTGCTGGTCGTGGCCCCGTGGAACTATCCCTATATGACGGCGATCAACACGGTCGCGCCAGCGCTGATCGCGGGGAATACCGTGGTGCTGAAACACGCCACCCAAACCCTGCAAGTGGGTGAACGTCTGGCCGAAGCTTTCCACGCCGCCGGCATCCCCGATGATGTGTTCCAGAACGTCTTTCTTGATCACGACACCACCTCGGCGCTGATCGCCGAACGGCAGTTCGGTTTCGTGAACTTCACCGGCTCGGTCGGGGGCGGCAAGGCGATGGAGATTGCAGCCGCAGGCACCTTCACCCCCGTCGCGACCGAACTGGGGGGTAAAGACCCCGGCTATGTGCGCGCCGACGCGGATGTTGACGCCGCCGTTGACGGGCTGATGGATGGGGCGATGTTCAACGCGGGGCAGTGCTGCTGCGGGATCGAACGGATTTATGTGCACGAAAGCCTGTATGATGCCTTTGTCGAAAAGGCTGTGGCTTGGGTCAATGCGCTCAAGCTAGGCAATCCGCTTGAGGCGGATACCGATATCGGCCCCATGGCGAACGTCCGTTTCGCCGCCGAGGTCCGCGCCCAGATATCCGAGGCCGTCGCCGCCGGCGCGACTGCGCTGATCGATACCTTTGAGGCGGATGACGGCGGCGCGTATCTCACGCCGCAGATTCTGACCAACGTCACCCACGACATGCGGGTAATGCGCGACGAGAGCTTTGGGCCTGTCGTGGGCATCATGCCCGTCAAGGACGACGCCGAAGCGATTGCGCTGATGAACGACTGCCAGTTCGGGCTGACCGCCGCGATCTTTACCAAGGATGCCGATGCTGCCGATGCCATCGGCGCGCAGCTGGAAACCGGCACCGTGTTCATGAACCGCTGCGATTACCTTGATCCAGCCCTTTGCTGGACCGGTTGCAAGGACACAGGGCAGGGCGCGGGCCTGTCCGAGCTTGGCTATCAGGCGCTGACGCGCCCCAAATCTTACCACCTGAAAAAGGCTTGA
- a CDS encoding glutamine synthetase family protein translates to MGNLTFDTLKDLAAKGEVDTVLVALVDMQGRLMGKRFHVTNFIDHSHAETHCCNYLLATDLVMSTPEGFASTSWETGYGDYVLRPDLSTMRHVPWLDKTVLVLGDVLDHHTHEPVSHSPRAMLKKQIARLDALGFDAMMATELEFFLFEGDYRTLQKEKYANLVPLNGHNEDYCLFQTTKEESFLQPLRNHLVGAGIPVECTKGEAEVGQQELNIRYADALACADHHTISKQAVKEIAYQQGFSASFLPKWSADKVGSSSHVHMSLWKDGTPAFYDKDAKLGMSQMMQHFMAGLIAYAPDITYFFAPYINSYKRFAKGTFAPTKTVWSVDNRTAGFRLCGDGTKGIRVECRIGGSDLNPYLAQAVLLAAGLKGIEEKLPLQEPTMGDVYEDANVTEIPRTLRAATQTLRNSAMLREALGDDVVDHYTRAAEWEQEEYDKVVTDWEINRGFERA, encoded by the coding sequence ATGGGCAACCTTACTTTCGACACGCTCAAGGACCTGGCCGCCAAAGGCGAGGTGGACACGGTGCTGGTGGCACTGGTGGACATGCAGGGCCGCCTGATGGGCAAGCGTTTTCACGTCACGAATTTCATCGACCATTCCCACGCGGAAACCCATTGCTGCAACTATCTGCTGGCAACCGATCTGGTGATGTCCACGCCCGAGGGCTTTGCCTCGACCAGCTGGGAAACCGGCTATGGCGACTATGTGCTGCGGCCTGATCTGTCGACAATGCGCCATGTGCCGTGGCTGGATAAAACCGTGCTGGTGCTTGGCGACGTGCTGGATCACCACACCCACGAACCTGTTTCCCATTCGCCGCGCGCCATGCTGAAAAAGCAGATCGCCCGACTGGATGCGCTTGGTTTTGACGCGATGATGGCAACCGAGCTTGAGTTCTTTCTGTTCGAGGGCGACTACCGCACCTTGCAGAAAGAGAAATACGCCAACCTCGTGCCCCTGAACGGCCATAACGAAGACTACTGCCTGTTCCAGACCACGAAAGAGGAAAGCTTCCTGCAGCCGCTGCGCAACCATCTGGTAGGGGCGGGGATTCCGGTCGAATGCACCAAGGGCGAGGCCGAGGTTGGGCAGCAAGAGCTGAACATCCGCTACGCCGACGCGCTGGCCTGTGCCGATCACCACACGATTTCGAAACAAGCGGTGAAAGAGATCGCCTATCAGCAGGGGTTCTCTGCGTCCTTCCTGCCCAAGTGGTCGGCGGATAAGGTGGGGTCGTCCAGCCACGTGCATATGTCGCTGTGGAAAGACGGCACGCCCGCGTTCTATGACAAGGACGCCAAGCTGGGCATGTCGCAGATGATGCAGCATTTCATGGCTGGTCTCATCGCCTATGCCCCTGATATCACCTATTTCTTCGCTCCCTATATCAACAGCTACAAACGCTTTGCCAAAGGCACCTTTGCGCCTACGAAAACCGTCTGGTCTGTCGATAACCGCACCGCCGGCTTCCGGCTGTGTGGCGATGGCACCAAGGGTATTCGGGTTGAATGTCGCATCGGCGGGTCTGACCTGAACCCCTATCTGGCGCAGGCTGTGCTGCTTGCGGCAGGGCTGAAGGGGATCGAAGAAAAGCTGCCCCTGCAAGAGCCGACGATGGGCGATGTCTACGAAGACGCCAACGTCACCGAAATCCCCCGCACCCTGCGTGCCGCGACCCAAACGCTGCGCAACTCTGCCATGCTGCGCGAGGCCCTTGGCGACGACGTGGTTGACCACTACACCCGCGCAGCCGAATGGGAGCAGGAGGAATACGACAAGGTCGTGACCGACTGGGAAATCAACCGCGGATTTGAGCGAGCATAA
- a CDS encoding TRAP transporter substrate-binding protein, translated as MTTRRKFLKGAAVAGPATLAAPSILHAQEPIRWRFQTYAGSALGEEVTKPAIDAINAAAQGELEIELFYADQIVPTGELFQALQRGTIDGVHSDDDSMASPTPVRSFGGYFPLATKHALDVPVLFNQYGLADIWREEYAKVGVHWLSAAGQDPCNFNTVKPIKSLADMDGLKLYTFPTAGRFLSQFGVVPVNIPYEDAEVAVQTGELDGMAWSGITEDYTVGWADVTNYFCTNNISGAWIGSFFVNAEKWAELPDHLKQIVNSAIEASHTYRNQWYWGGEARLRASGEKLELTSVPQDEWKVVEEAAVKFWDEMAEEGETAAKIVQIFRDYNNVISKAGPPYTFG; from the coding sequence ATGACAACAAGACGTAAGTTCCTGAAAGGTGCCGCCGTTGCCGGTCCGGCAACCCTTGCCGCACCATCGATCCTGCACGCCCAAGAGCCGATCCGCTGGCGTTTCCAGACCTATGCGGGGTCCGCACTGGGCGAAGAGGTGACGAAACCGGCCATCGACGCGATCAACGCCGCTGCCCAAGGTGAGCTGGAAATCGAGCTTTTCTATGCCGACCAGATCGTCCCCACGGGCGAGCTTTTCCAAGCGCTGCAGCGCGGCACCATCGACGGCGTGCACTCGGATGATGACTCCATGGCGTCGCCCACGCCTGTGCGGTCCTTCGGCGGGTATTTCCCGCTGGCGACGAAACACGCGCTCGACGTGCCGGTGCTGTTCAACCAATACGGTCTGGCCGACATCTGGCGCGAGGAATACGCCAAGGTTGGCGTGCATTGGCTGTCTGCGGCGGGGCAAGACCCGTGTAACTTCAACACCGTCAAACCGATCAAATCGCTGGCCGATATGGACGGGCTCAAGCTTTATACCTTCCCGACGGCGGGTCGCTTCCTGTCGCAATTCGGCGTCGTGCCGGTCAACATCCCTTACGAGGACGCTGAAGTCGCGGTGCAGACGGGCGAGCTGGACGGTATGGCGTGGTCGGGCATCACCGAAGACTACACCGTCGGCTGGGCCGATGTGACCAACTACTTCTGCACCAACAACATCTCGGGCGCATGGATCGGGTCGTTCTTTGTCAACGCCGAGAAATGGGCAGAGCTGCCGGATCACCTCAAGCAGATCGTGAACTCCGCGATCGAGGCGAGCCACACCTACCGCAACCAATGGTACTGGGGCGGCGAGGCGCGTCTGCGTGCATCCGGTGAGAAGCTGGAGCTGACATCCGTACCGCAGGACGAATGGAAAGTGGTCGAGGAAGCGGCGGTGAAATTCTGGGACGAGATGGCGGAAGAAGGCGAAACCGCCGCCAAGATCGTGCAGATTTTCCGCGACTATAACAACGTCATCTCGAAAGCGGGCCCGCCCTATACTTTCGGCTGA
- a CDS encoding TRAP transporter large permease subunit yields the protein MPYELIAILMFSTMMLMLLTGQRVFGAIGFVAVIAALFLWGDRGGYDIGFSAAIKLMRWYPLLTLPMFIFMGYVLSESKIADDLYKMFHVWMGGLRGGLAIGTIGLMVLISAMNGLSVAGMAIGATIALPELLKRNYDKLMVTGVIQAGSSLGILVPPSVVLVLYAMIARQPVGQLWLAGAIPGLMMATMFIIYIAIRCRMNPELGPALSAEERDVGWPEKLRLLRAGLLPVVIFAVMMVPFVNGWTSLVESSAIGAIAAFLAAVLKGRMTRAVFETSVRQTLAITCMFMWIILAALAFGAVFDGLGAVKAIENLFTEQWGLNPWVILILMQLSFLVMGTFLDDTAMLVIVAPLYVPLVGALGFDLVWYGVLYTITCQIAYMTPPFGYNLFLMRAMAPPEITIRDIYRSIIPFVGVMVLALAVVMVFPQIALWLPDYVYGK from the coding sequence ATGCCCTATGAGTTGATCGCCATCCTGATGTTTTCGACCATGATGCTGATGCTGCTGACCGGTCAGCGGGTGTTCGGGGCCATCGGTTTTGTCGCGGTGATTGCGGCGCTGTTTCTTTGGGGGGATCGCGGCGGCTATGATATCGGGTTCTCTGCCGCGATCAAGCTGATGCGTTGGTACCCGCTGCTGACCCTGCCGATGTTCATCTTCATGGGGTACGTGCTGTCGGAAAGTAAAATTGCCGACGATCTATATAAAATGTTTCACGTGTGGATGGGCGGTTTGCGCGGCGGGCTGGCCATCGGGACGATCGGGCTGATGGTGCTGATCTCTGCTATGAACGGCCTGTCGGTGGCGGGCATGGCGATTGGGGCCACGATTGCGCTGCCCGAGCTGTTGAAACGCAACTATGACAAGCTGATGGTGACAGGGGTCATTCAGGCGGGGTCCAGCCTTGGCATCCTAGTGCCGCCGTCGGTCGTGCTGGTGCTCTATGCGATGATTGCGCGGCAACCTGTGGGGCAGCTGTGGCTGGCGGGCGCGATCCCGGGGCTGATGATGGCCACGATGTTCATCATCTATATCGCCATCCGCTGCCGGATGAACCCTGAGCTGGGGCCGGCGCTATCTGCCGAGGAACGCGATGTGGGCTGGCCCGAAAAGCTACGTCTGCTGCGGGCGGGCCTGCTGCCTGTGGTGATCTTTGCCGTGATGATGGTGCCCTTTGTGAACGGCTGGACCTCGCTTGTCGAAAGCTCTGCCATTGGTGCGATTGCGGCCTTTCTGGCTGCTGTGCTCAAGGGGCGGATGACGCGGGCGGTGTTTGAGACTTCGGTGCGCCAGACCCTTGCGATCACCTGCATGTTCATGTGGATCATCCTCGCCGCGCTGGCGTTTGGTGCGGTGTTCGACGGGCTTGGGGCGGTCAAGGCGATTGAAAACCTGTTTACCGAACAATGGGGCCTGAACCCTTGGGTGATCCTGATCCTGATGCAGCTGTCGTTTCTGGTCATGGGGACGTTTCTGGACGACACGGCGATGCTAGTCATCGTGGCTCCGCTTTACGTGCCGCTGGTGGGCGCGCTCGGGTTCGATCTGGTGTGGTATGGTGTGCTTTATACGATCACCTGCCAGATCGCCTATATGACGCCGCCCTTTGGTTATAACCTGTTCCTGATGCGCGCCATGGCCCCGCCAGAGATCACGATCCGCGATATCTACCGGTCGATCATCCCCTTTGTCGGGGTCATGGTGCTGGCGCTCGCGGTGGTCATGGTCTTCCCGCAGATCGCGCTTTGGCTGCCGGACTATGTCTATGGAAAATAA